One genomic window of Geoanaerobacter pelophilus includes the following:
- a CDS encoding tRNA (cytidine(34)-2'-O)-methyltransferase: MNQPIPFNIVLIEPEIPPNTGNIARLCGATATPLHLVGKLGFSLDDRYLKRAGLDYWSEVEVVTWPDLATLQAAHPQARFVYTSKKAATSHAAFQFHEGDFIVFGKETKGLPDDLIAANPDTSIRIPIFGNVRSLNLSTAAGIVLYEALRQCGRLE; encoded by the coding sequence TCAACATCGTTTTGATCGAACCCGAAATCCCGCCGAACACCGGCAACATTGCCCGCCTGTGCGGCGCCACCGCTACCCCGCTCCATCTTGTGGGCAAACTCGGCTTTTCCCTGGACGACCGTTATCTGAAACGGGCCGGACTGGACTACTGGAGCGAGGTCGAAGTCGTTACCTGGCCCGATCTGGCGACCTTGCAGGCGGCACATCCCCAGGCCCGGTTCGTCTACACCAGCAAAAAGGCCGCAACCAGCCATGCCGCCTTTCAGTTCCACGAAGGAGACTTCATCGTCTTCGGCAAGGAAACCAAAGGACTGCCTGACGACCTGATCGCGGCCAACCCTGACACCAGCATCCGAATCCCTATCTTCGGCAACGTCAGAAGCCTCAACCTGTCAACTGCGGCAGGGATCGTGCTCTACGAGGCGCTGCGGCAGTGTGGCAGGCTGGAGTAA
- a CDS encoding TetR/AcrR family transcriptional regulator — translation MSKTDAKKQIIIEKLADHLLQFGMKESSLRQLATAADMSDRMLLHYFTNKDELLTATLVRINDRLISILNSASSEQMPLQILLPHLAQLIKNPLINPYLKLWLELVPLTAAEKEPYLAIAKQICDTFFGKLTSMLKVEREEERIPLASLAFAMTEGFVLLDALDFDTHIASALKGIGEARWTVFAEQSKNGKVQPRR, via the coding sequence ATGAGCAAAACAGACGCGAAAAAACAGATTATCATTGAAAAACTTGCGGATCACCTTCTTCAATTTGGCATGAAGGAATCAAGTCTGCGTCAATTAGCTACGGCAGCCGACATGAGCGACCGGATGCTTCTGCATTATTTCACCAATAAAGACGAGTTACTCACTGCTACATTGGTTCGCATCAATGACCGTCTTATTAGTATATTAAATAGTGCTAGTTCAGAGCAGATGCCTTTACAGATTTTGCTACCGCATCTTGCCCAGTTGATAAAAAACCCTCTTATCAATCCCTACTTGAAGCTCTGGCTTGAGTTAGTCCCACTCACCGCAGCAGAAAAAGAGCCATATCTCGCCATAGCTAAACAGATATGCGACACTTTTTTTGGAAAACTGACCTCAATGCTGAAAGTGGAGCGGGAGGAAGAACGCATCCCACTCGCATCGTTGGCTTTTGCCATGACTGAAGGATTTGTCCTTTTGGATGCACTTGATTTCGATACACATATTGCGAGCGCCTTGAAAGGGATAGGAGAAGCCAGATGGACTGTTTTCGCCGAACAAAGTAAAAATGGAAAAGTCCAACCACGTCGTTAG
- the purT gene encoding formate-dependent phosphoribosylglycinamide formyltransferase: MNIGTPLKPGATKLLLLGSGELGKEVAIEAQRLGVEVIAVDRYPHAPAMQVAHRSHVISMLDRDALRRVVEAERPDLIVPEIEAIDTAFLLELEQGGQRVIPTARATNLTMNREGIRRLAAEELGLPTAPYAFAQSAEELRSAAAAIGFPCVVKPIMSSSGKGQSVVKTAAEVDTAWHYAMDGARGASDTVIIEGFIDFDYEITQLTVRHAGGTSFCPPIGHVQIKGDYHESWQPMAMSPAALAEARRQAEAVTTALGGYGIFGVELFIKGDTVLFSEVSPRPHDTGMVTMISQNLSQFELHVRAILGLPVPEILNLAPSASHVILAADNQDNVRFEGIAEALNVATAKLRLFGKPDTRPGRRMAVALTQGASTDEARSRAETSAHCVQLVPQG; encoded by the coding sequence ATGAACATCGGAACCCCGCTGAAACCAGGCGCCACGAAACTGCTGCTGCTGGGATCAGGAGAATTGGGCAAAGAAGTCGCCATTGAGGCGCAACGACTGGGAGTGGAAGTGATCGCTGTTGACCGCTACCCCCATGCCCCGGCCATGCAGGTGGCACACAGAAGCCATGTCATCAGCATGCTGGACCGGGATGCGCTGCGCCGGGTGGTGGAAGCAGAGCGGCCCGACCTGATTGTGCCGGAGATTGAGGCCATTGATACCGCCTTTCTCCTGGAACTGGAGCAGGGGGGACAGCGTGTTATTCCCACGGCCCGCGCCACAAACCTGACCATGAACCGCGAAGGGATACGGCGTCTGGCGGCCGAGGAACTAGGATTGCCCACAGCACCCTATGCCTTTGCCCAGAGTGCCGAAGAGTTGCGCTCTGCAGCCGCTGCCATCGGGTTCCCCTGCGTGGTGAAACCGATCATGAGCTCGTCGGGCAAGGGACAAAGCGTGGTGAAAACCGCCGCAGAAGTCGATACCGCTTGGCACTATGCCATGGACGGGGCACGCGGCGCTTCCGACACTGTTATTATTGAGGGCTTTATCGATTTTGATTACGAGATCACACAACTGACGGTCCGCCACGCCGGAGGCACCTCATTCTGTCCCCCAATCGGTCATGTGCAGATCAAAGGCGATTACCACGAATCATGGCAACCGATGGCCATGTCACCTGCGGCGCTTGCCGAAGCCCGCCGCCAGGCTGAGGCGGTTACCACTGCCCTGGGCGGTTATGGCATCTTCGGGGTGGAGCTGTTTATCAAAGGGGACACGGTCCTGTTCAGTGAGGTATCCCCCCGTCCCCACGACACCGGCATGGTTACTATGATTTCCCAGAATCTGAGTCAATTCGAACTCCATGTGCGCGCCATACTCGGGCTACCGGTACCCGAGATCCTTAACCTTGCCCCTTCTGCCAGCCACGTTATCCTGGCGGCAGACAACCAGGATAACGTGCGCTTCGAAGGCATTGCAGAGGCCCTTAATGTCGCCACCGCCAAGCTACGTCTGTTCGGCAAGCCTGATACCCGCCCCGGCCGCCGCATGGCGGTTGCTCTGACCCAGGGCGCATCCACGGATGAGGCCAGAAGCCGGGCAGAGACCAGTGCCCATTGCGTTCAGCTGGTTCCGCAAGGGTAA